In Tachysurus fulvidraco isolate hzauxx_2018 chromosome 3, HZAU_PFXX_2.0, whole genome shotgun sequence, a single window of DNA contains:
- the LOC125140922 gene encoding myocilin-like, with amino-acid sequence MQAVGNLFLSVSLRPIRRPTASQENMWFQDPESPGAPYGPDTVWCIDTVSSEVRELYAYENLEQLARGYPTKVLLLPESMGSPGATVYHRSLYYRRRQSCVMILPPRTSWPGFPGHPGFHSQYPYSWGGYTDIGASWSRHYLTAGS; translated from the exons ATGCAG GCTGTAGGGAACTTGTTTCTGTCGGTGAGCCTGAGACCCATCAGAAGGCCAACAGCATCACAGGAAAATATGTGGTTCCAGGACCCAGAGTCTCCAGGAGCTCCGTATGGGCCAGACACGGTGTGGTGCATCGACACTGTGAGCAGTGAAGTACGAGAACTGTACGCCTATGAAAACCTGGAGCAGCTCGCCCGTGGTTACCCCACCAAGGTCCTGCTTTTACCAGAGTCGATGGGGAGCCCCGGGGCCACCGTGTACCACAGATCGCTTTACTACCGACGCAGACAGAGCTGCGTTATGATCTTGCCACCGAGAACATCGTGGCCTGGATTCCCAGGACACCCAGGATTCCACAGCCAGTATCCTTATTCCTGGGGTGGCTACACCGACATCGGAGCCTCGTGGAGCCGTCATTATCTCACAGCTGGATCCTGA
- the LOC125140921 gene encoding histone-lysine N-methyltransferase PRDM7-like: MQMELCSTSDGRTSRSVGHDPPVEPYSDWTKPLKKEETDDEDYFCGASSSSVEVITPEEHKGHTEGFQNILKDKPRHEDYLYCEDCKSFYVNKCEVHGPALFIPDVAVPLGVSDRATQTVPPGLEILKSEIPDSGLGVFNNSDTIPVGVHFGPYQLDTVKQEQAMNSSCSWVVRELHGSYDSSIEMVIYVVSLCHDIIF, translated from the exons ATGCAGATGGAGCTGTGCAGCACTTCTGATGGAAGAACATCGAGATCAGTGGGACACGACCCCCCTGTGGAGCCGTACAGTGACTGGACAAAACCtctaaaaaaggaagaaactgATGATGAAGATTATTTCT GTGGAGCCTCATCAAGTTCGGTAGAAGTCATCACTCCTGAGGAACACAAAGGACATACTGAAGGATTCCAGAACATTCTGAAAGATAAACCTAGACATGAAGACTATCTCT aTTGTGAGGATTGCAAATCTTTCTATGTCAACAAGTGTGAGGTTCACGGTCCGGCTCTCTTCATCCCTGATGTTGCGGTTCCACTGGGGGTCTCTGACCGAGCCACACAAACCGTTCCTCCAGGTCTAGAGATTCTGAAGTCCGAAATTCCAGACTCAGGCCTTGGAGTGTTTAACAATAGTGACACGATTCCTGTTGGTGTGCACTTCGGGCCTTACCAGTTAGACACGGTAAAGCAAGAGCAAGCCATGAACAGCAGCTGCTCCTGGGTGGTGAGAGAGCTTCATGGTTCTTATGATAGTTCCATTGAGATGGTCATTTATGTGGTTTCTTTGTGTCAtgacattatattttaa
- the LOC113637280 gene encoding sodium/potassium/calcium exchanger 3-like, protein MLSVVALIGITHDGKIVWWESLLLVVMYVGYILITIFNSHIQTFFGNKPSSGHERENDNDIQLRGVEEESNTGDADLSTDDPGEGTSKDDAKKSTDDLGKGTSKDYFLCVYVEGCMKKTKWLVSWPLLLLLFLTIPNCSRTRWEKYLIVVFLLISTVWIAVFSYLMVWMVTIIRYTFGIPDVIMDITVLAIGTSIPDFFTSLTAARQGLSLLFIHVEGVLGKFIHHCQLVKKGLEL, encoded by the exons ATGCTGTCTGTTGTGGCACTGATTGGT ATTACCCATGATGGGAAGATCgtatg GTGGGAAAGTTTGCTGTTGGTGGTCATGTATGTGGGATACATTTTGATCACGAT ATTTAACTCCCACATACAGACTTTTTTTGGGAACAAACCATCAAGCGGACACGAGCGAGAGAACG ACAATGACATTCAGCTGAGGGGGGTGGAGGAAGAGAGCAACACTGGGGATGCGGACTTGTCCACGGACGATCCGGGTGAGGGGACAAGCAAGGACGATGCAAAGAAGTCCACGGACGATCTGGGCAAGGGGACAAGCAAGGactattttttgtgtgtatatgtagagGGCTGTATGAAGAAGACCAAATGGCTGGTCTCATGGCCTCTGCTGCTTCTGCTTTTCCTCACCATCCCAAACTGCTCCAGAACTCGCTGGGAGAAGTATTTAATAGTGGTGTTCCTCCTCATTTCGACGGTTTGGATTGCGGTCTTCTCCTACCTTATGGTGTGGATG GTGACCATCATCAGGTACACGTTTGGCATTCCCGATGTTATTATGGACATCACGGTCCTGGCAATCGGCACTAGCATCCCAGATTTCTTCACCAGCCTGACTGCTGCTCGCCAAGGTTTGTCTCTGCTATTCATACATGTTGAGGGTGTTTTAGGGAAGTTTATTCATCACTGCCAGCTTGTGAAAAAGGGCCTggagctctga